TTCTGCCTAACTCGTAAACTTTTCCCTACCTGTCATTAGTTGAAGTGCTTCTTGATTGCCTACTATCATTGTCAAGTTGACAACATTATGAGCCATGAACAATTGATGAGGACCTAGGAAAGTAAGATATTGGTCAATACTTTGTATCTTCAAGTGTGATTTGTTACTTAATTTCCGTGGCCATGCTTAGGCCAAAATGTGTCATTGGGACAATTGTGAAGTCGTAGAGTTTAGAAGATGTAGACTGTGGGAATGATAGGGAaagcaaaatttattttaccagCATATGCccttcatttataaaataaaaaacaggttagccttttcttttatttcttgaatGGTGGAGAGGGGATGATATTTATGTGCATTTTTACTTGGAGAAACTCTAGTATGTGATTTCTTTCCAATTAGGATATTCATATCTTGATTACATTGTTATTTCTTCAACTTTGGCTTTCAAACAACTCATTGATTGTTGTCCTAATTAATTTGAAGCAAAGATTAAATCATCAATCCTGAACAAAAAAATAGTCCGTACTTTGTAACCCATGCCATGATCCTGTAATGTGACATGACTCTTTAAATCTTATCGACTCCCAGCCGTTGACATGCATATATCTGCCATGGATATATTAAGCTAAACAACACCCTAACGGACATTTGGACATGAAATGACCTTTATTATACTATTTCATTGGATCTACCCCCTCTCGAGTTATAGGAAATAAAACCTATTTTGATGATGTATAACATGAGTGTGGTTTTATATGTTTGAAGAtgtataaatttgaaataatgaaaGGAAACGGAATATTAAATGGTTGTGATTCTGATAGATTAGATTCTACCACTATGTATCATTATCATAACTTtcacaattttcattttattgcaGACTGCCTTTGTATCTTGGGATGATAGGTATTGGTTTGAAtacaataattttcatttatacaaCTTTCTTGGCATGGAGTGCTCGAAGATTTGATGAAAAATGGGGATTTAAAAAATGGGAAATAACAACCTTGTCTGTGTTGCCATTCGTCACGGTATTTGGAATAATCTCCTTTTGCTTGTAAGGCACTGCCAGATCTTCCATGTTATATCTCAATTGTATTTTATGTTAAGgcgttttcttattttattgacTCTATCCCTTGCTTCTACAGGTTCTCCTTTGCTTTGTGGCCAATATGGAGTTTTTTGACACTTCCTCTTCTGGTATATCAGTAGTTtcgtttttcattgtttttatgtttttagtgCTATTtatattcttgttttattatatacCGCCAAAATGGTAAAATTGTGCTAATCACCTCATTGCCATATGCTCTGCAGTTTACACTATTTATGGCATGCATGGTAGTAATCCCTTACCTCATTATTGGGACACTGCGGCCTGAATACTATGACGAACTCCGTACAGATTAAGCCTCATGATTGA
This genomic stretch from Vigna radiata var. radiata cultivar VC1973A chromosome 7, Vradiata_ver6, whole genome shotgun sequence harbors:
- the LOC106769309 gene encoding uncharacterized protein LOC106769309 isoform X2; this translates as MSGGTPRGGGGFMRQRHSQGYSSSGDDLEDDACSRHRHFLAPSPSPKTWIEMLENFLWLASAAFILYFGDQKSNMIHLLCHDSRIRRLPLYLGMIGIGLNTIIFIYTTFLAWSARRFDEKWGFKKWEITTLSVLPFVTVLLCFVANMEFFDTSSSVYTIYGMHGSNPLPHYWDTAA
- the LOC106769309 gene encoding uncharacterized protein LOC106769309 isoform X1, coding for MSGGTPRGGGGFMRQRHSQGYSSSGDDLEDDACSRHRHFLAPSPSPKTWIEMLENFLWLASAAFILYFGDQKSNMIHLLCHDSRIRRLPLYLGMIGIGLNTIIFIYTTFLAWSARRFDEKWGFKKWEITTLSVLPFVTVFGIISFCLFSFALWPIWSFLTLPLLFTLFMACMVVIPYLIIGTLRPEYYDELRTD